A single Phragmites australis chromosome 4, lpPhrAust1.1, whole genome shotgun sequence DNA region contains:
- the LOC133914452 gene encoding uncharacterized protein LOC133914452, protein MAEIDTRQLESVQAGVALFDPISDQLNRFSPDRNEEEIVIITKELATCKLQLEVKESESKQAILKYEALQKAMQELSDKYDRASLDAYIRITQLEADNSTIRSQQSEMEEECKTLRDELATVKGELDAAKASIAFLLREVELMETRTIMERESTKEALARILQLNDTVLSSAVVAIRAEEERSVFFQEVTLEFFNSDKNLEVIRRQTEMMESMEKELLAKTMEVEYLRSELKHVKELYMAPQAGCDNSDDRQVQACCETTTDDQKAEAEFTSQHSPQECFVSEIFRKDCQVVPSDDTTMKTKMSEDVVEGEGGVEVMVQVTTVPEGNSDVQETRCLVAKISGEDHACIVATEIAVSKDEDEFYTKELEPEQGNKLDGYVLVAKSSEANAVNGKLLDAARAEISNLRFSLEEAVRRAELAEEAKEALERELREEIRNKHPSRRLTTSDSEDGRRPAREKAPPALAPMPSRPRPTPSRGPRSARPGGEHSPTPRCVTLGKVLNMKYK, encoded by the exons ATGGCCGAGATCGACACTAGACAACTAGAATCTGTGCAGGCAGGAGTGGCTCTCTTCGATCCGATAAGCGATCAGCTCAACAGGTTCAGCCCAGACAGAAAT GAGGAAGAGATTGTCATCATCACCAAGGAGCTCGCTACTTGCAAGCTGCAGCTCGAAGTGAAAGAAAGCGAGAGCAAGCAAGCCATTCTGAAGTATGAAGCTCTCCAGAAGGCCATGCAAGAACTCTCCGACAAGTACGACAGGGCGTCTCTAGACGCTTACATCCGTATAACCCAGCTGGAAGCTGACAATAGCACGATCAGAAGCCAACAATCGGAGATGGAAGAGGAATGCAAGACACTGAGAGATGAACTGGCTACCGTGAAAGGCGAGCTGGACGCCGCAAAGGCGTCGATCGCATTTCTGCTGAGAGAGGTGGAGCTGATGGAGACGAGGACGATCATGGAGAGGGAGAGCACAAAGGAGGCGTTGGCGCGCATCCTGCAGCTCAACGATACTGTTTTGTCGTCTGCGGTTGTGGCTATcagggcggaggaggagaggtcTGTGTTCTTTCAGGAGGTGACACTTGAGTTCTTCAACTCTGACAAGAACCTGGAGGTGATCAGGAGGCAGACGGAGATGATGGAGAGCATGGAGAAGGAGTTGCTGGCGAAGACGATGGAGGTTGAGTACCTACGATCAGAACTGAAGCACGTCAAGGAGCTTTACATGGCACCGCAGGCTGGTTGTGACAACTCAGATGATCGTCAGGTTCAAGCATGTTGTGAAACAACTACAGATGATCAGAAAGCAGAAGCAGAGTTCACATCTCAGCACTCACCACAAGAATGTTTTGTTTCTGAAATCTTCAGAAAGGATTGCCAAGTTGTTCCATCTGATGACACCACGATGAAAACTAAGATGTCTGAAGATGTTGTAGAAGGTGAAGGAGGAGTAGAGGTTATGGTTCAGGTCACGACAGTGCCTGAAGGGAACTCCGATGTTCAAGAGACAAGATGCCTTGTCGCTAAAATCTCTGGAGAAGATCACGCTTGCATCGTCGCCACGGAGATCGCTGTCTCCAAAGACGAGGACGAGTTCTACACCAAGGAGCTCGAGCCCGAGCAGGGAAACAAGCTGGACGGGTACGTGCTCGTCGCGAAGAGCTCCGAAGCCAACGCGGTCAATGGCAAGCTGCTGGACGCGGCGCGCGCGGAGATCAGCAACCTGCGGTTCAGCCTGGAGGAGGCGGTGCGGCGGGCCGAGCTGGCCGAGGAGGCGAAAGAGGCGCTGGAGCGGGAGCTGAGGGAGGAGATCCGGAACAAGCACCCGTCGCGGCGGCTCACGACGTCGGACTCGGAGGACGGCCGTCGCCCGGCTCGCGAGAAGGCTCCTCCGGCGCTCGCTCCCATGCCCAGTAGGCCGCGGCCGACGCCGTCGAGGGGGCCGAGAAGCGCCCGGCCGGGAGGGGAGCACTCGCCGACGCCGCGCTGCGTGACACTGGGGAAGGTGCTGAATATGAAGTACAAGTGA
- the LOC133914451 gene encoding cysteine proteinase inhibitor 8-like: MRTSLVLVAVAVAAVVYALATPVAAIPGGWKPIPDTNDSHVKEIGAWAVAEHMKTSNCKLTFREVASGEVQVVSGLNYRLVIDVLDLAGEEARYKAVVYEQSWTNTRKLLSFDMVNGTTASCRTRF; this comes from the coding sequence ATGAGGACCAGCCTCgtcctcgtcgccgtcgccgtcgccgccgtggTTTACGCCCTTGCAACGCCCGTCGCGGCGATCCCAGGGGGATGGAAACCTATCCCCGACACCAACGACTCCCACGTCAAGGAGATCGGCGCGTGGGCTGTGGCAGAGCACATGAAGACGTCCAACTGCAAGCTCACGTTCCGCGAGGTGGCGAGTGGCGAGGTGCAGGTCGTGTCTGGCCTGAACTACCGGCTCGTCATCGACGTGCTGGACctcgccggcgaggaggccagGTATAAGGCGGTCGTGTACGAGCAGAGCTGGACCAACACACGCAAGCTGCTCTCCTTCGACATGGTCAACGGAACGACGGCCAGCTGCAGGACTAGGTTTTAG
- the LOC133916721 gene encoding pre-mRNA-processing factor 39-1-like, whose amino-acid sequence MELDQSVAAGIDSSSAEPGAAAFDSASANPDANAYSQNPSSVMQVDGALVTGESVVAPEGGAQGPDASGYRTEHAVLNGTASQTTNYQSAGATENGGTTTDEMGELVAEPSYDEAVLPAEEARLWSVVTANCLDFNAWTALIDETERNAESNILKIRKVYDAFLVEFPLCFGYWKKYADHEGRLDGINKVIEVYERAVLAVTYSVEIWYNYCQFAISTYDDPDIIRRLFERGLAYVGTDYCSSLLWDEYIKYEESLQAWSHLAMIYTRILEHPIQQLDRYINCLKDLASTRIFSEILTAEEASLYGVTSENSAQALDSEAHPDNVDKSAQPENSSSTEAENLAKYISMREDMYKKAKEYESKIIGFELAIRRPYFHVKPLDNPELENWHNYLDFIEKEEDINKVIKLYERCVIACASYSEFWIRYVQCMEDKGSLELANNALARATHVFVKKQPEIHLFSVRFKELNGDVSEARAEYRHLYSELCPGLLEAIVKHSNMEHRLGDKESACLVYEKAIATEREKEQSQLLPTLLIQYSRFLFLGIRDLEKARETLTALRGQFNVTKPILEAVIHLESMFPCEKRIEFLDSLVEKYLTPEPSQGEIASLGDKEEVSSIFLEFLDLFGDAKAIKKALARHTTLFSCKRSILPSKKRKADDAIVSDIDKLAKTGGTQPVMGTDPNAPNPPVWPVTSEASGQQWGAGYAPQSAYPAYGTYDYSHQMPQSAPQAAAYGAYPPTYSAQAYTQQSYAQPAAMAVAAPVAAVAPAPAAAYPQQPAAAPQPYYGTTYY is encoded by the exons ATGGAGCTGGATCAGAGCGTTGCCGCCGGTATCGATTCCAGTAGCGCAGAGCCTGGTGCCGCGGCTTTCGATTCGGCGAGCGCCAACCCTGATGCGAACGCGTACAGTCAGAATCCGAGCTCCGTTATGCAAGTCGATGGGGCGCTTGTCACCGGCGAGAGTGTCGTGGCCCCTGAAGGTGGAGCTCAGGGACCTGATGCCTCCGGGTATCGGACAGAGCACGCGGTGTTGAACGGGACGGCGAGCCAGACGACGAATTACCAATCTGCAGGAGCTACAGAGAACGGCGGTACCACCACGGACGAGATGGGCGAGCTAGTTGCTGAGCCATCCTATGATGAAG CTGTGCTTCCTGCGGAAGAGGCTAGGTTATGGAGTGTCGTTACCGCGAACTGCTTAGACTTCAATGCTTGGACTGCACTTATTGATGAGACAGAGAGAAATGCTGAG AGCAATATTTTGAAGATACGGAAAGTATACGATGCATTTCTTGTGGAATTCCCTCTTTGCTTTGGTTATTGGAAGAAATATGCAGATCACGAAGGACGACTTGATGGCATCAATAAAGTTATAGAGGTGTACGAACGAGCAGTTCTTGCAGTTACTTATTCAGTGGAAATTTGGTATAACTACTGTCAGTTCGCAATTTCAACATATGATGACCCAGATATCATCAGAAG ACTGTTTGAACGGGGTTTGGCATACGTTGGGACAGATTACTGTTCCAGTCTTTTGTGGGATGAGTACATTAAGTATGAAGAATCACTGCAGGCATGGAGTCATCTAGCCATGATATATACGAGAATATTAGAGCATCCTATACAGCAGCTTGATCGCTACATTAATTG CCTCAAGGATTTGGCTTCGACACGGATTTTTTCGGAAATACTTACTGCAGAGGAAGCTTCTTTGTATGGTGTTACTTCTGAGAACAGTGCTCAGGCTCTTGATAGTGAGGCACATCCTGACAATGTCGATAAATCTGCTCAACCTGAAAATTCATCTTCAACAGAAGCAGAGAACCTTGCAAAGTATATCTCCATGAGAGAAGATATGTACAAAAAGGCTAAAGAGTATGAATCTAAGATTATTGGTTTTGAGCTAGCTATTAGAAGACCATATTTTCACGTCAAACCTCTTGACAATCCAGAGCTTGAAAACTGGCATAACTATCTTGATTTTATCGAGAAGGAAGAAGACATTAACAAG GTTATTAAATTGTATGAAAGGTGTGTCATTGCTTGTGCTAGCTATTCAGAATTCTGGATCCGCTATGTGCAATGTATGGAGGATAAAGGAAGCCTAGAACTAGCAAACAATGCCCTGGCTCGTGCCACTCATGTGTTTGTCAAG AAACAGCCAGAGATCCATCTATTTAGTGTACGCTTTAAGGAGCTTAATGGAGATGTTTCTGAAGCACGTGCAGAATATCGGCATCTTTACTCAGAACTATGTCCTGGCTTACTAGAGGCCATTGTAAAGCATTCCAATATGGAGCACCGACTG GGAGATAAAGAATCTGCTTGTTTAGTTTATGAGAAGGCCATAGCTACTGAAAGGGAAAAGGAGCAGAGCCAGCTCTTGCCAACGTTGCTGATTCAATACTCACGCTTCTTATTTCTG GGCATCCGAGACTTAGAAAAGGCAAGGGAGACTTTAACTGCATTGCGCGGGCAGTTTAATGTGACGAAACCAATTCTTGAG GCTGTCATCCATTTAGAGTCAATGTTTCCTTGTGAAAAGCGTATTGAATTTTTAGATTCACTCGTGGAGAAGTACCTTACACCTGAACCATCTCAAGGGGAGATTGCAAGTCTAGGCGACAAAGAAGAAGTATCTTCCATATTTTTAGAG TTTTTGGATCTATTTGGGGATGCAAAAGCGATCAAGAAGGCTTTAGCTCGGCATACAACTCTTTTTTCATGTAAGAGAAGCATTCTGCCATCAAAGAAACGAAAAGCGGATGATGCTATTGTGTCAGACATAGACAAATTGGCTAAAACTGGGGGTACTCAGCCAGTCATGGGAACTGATCCAAATGCTCCTAATCCTCCCGTTTGGCCTGTGACTTCTGAAGCATCAGGACAACAATGGGGAGCCGGTTATGCACCACAG TCTGCGTATCCTGCATATGGAACTTATGACTACAGCCATCAAATGCCTCAATCTGCCCCTCAAGCTGCTGCTTATGGTGCATATCCTCCAACATACTCTGCTCAG GCCTACACACAACAAAGCTACGCACAACCTGCAGCAATGGCAGTGGCAGCACCAGTGGCCGCAGTggcaccagcaccagcagcagcttACCCTCAGCAACCTGCGGCAGCTCCTCAACCCTATTATGGCACAACCTACTACTGA
- the LOC133916722 gene encoding zinc finger protein GAI-ASSOCIATED FACTOR 1-like, which translates to MEAEATPATAVSSSGGAQLPPPGPPAKKKRALPGMPDPEAEVIALSPKTLMATNRFVCEICNKGFQRDQNLQLHRRGHNLPWKLRQRSGKEARKRVYVCPEPSCVHHDPTRALGDLTGIKKHFCRKHGEKKWKCDKCSKKYAVQSDWKAHVKTCGSREYRCDCGTLFSRRDSFITHRAFCDALAEESAKARGAPPPAEEDGSSATVGPPPAPPPPRAQVPAAPASLRQQPPPPPAPHHAEQRNERETNAPEPVQFAPPAPAPVPSQAPVTTSNVSASSSSVAAASKGLLGGMFAPSSVALAPQFPDLGGGVGRPERALPAKPPSLCLATDVSSSIFSAPLAADRQQFAPPPTPSPSPHMSATALLQKAAQMGATSSSSSFLRGLGLDVSTSSPGASSSGQQHHQEAMQMSVPETSLQQWPPRLEPEAAPMLSAGLGLGLPYDSTGAPVGFPELMMGQSSLFSAKPATLDFLGLGMSPIGASASRGLSAFIRPIGGAVGMAGSGTGTAETFGAGRGAQATPWERNPSSSPIL; encoded by the exons ATGGAGGCGGAGGCGACGCCCGCGACGGCCGTGTCGTCATCCGGCGGTGCGCAACTGCCGCCGCCCGGCCCGCCCGCCAAGAAGAAGCGTGCCCTCCCCGGCATGCCAG ATCCTGAGGCGGAGGTGATCGCGCTGTCGCCCAAGACGCTGATGGCGACGAACCGGTTCGTGTGCGAGATCTGCAACAAGGGGTTCCAACGGGACCAGAACCTGCAGCTGCACCGGCGGGGCCACAACCTGCCGTGGAAGCTGCGGCAGCGGAGCGGCAAGGAGGCGCGGAAGCGGGTGTACGTCTGCCCGGAGCCCAGCTGCGTCCACCACGACCCGACGCGCGCGCTCGGCGACCTCACCGGGATCAAGAAGCACTTCTGCCGCAAGCACGGCGAGAAGAAGTGGAAGTGCGACAAGTGCTCCAAGAAGTACGCCGTGCAGTCGGACTGGAAGGCGCACGTCAAGACCTGCGGCTCCCGCGAGTACCGCTGCGACTGCGGCACCCTCTTCTCCCG GAGAGACAGCTTCATCACCCACCGCGCCTTCTGCGACGCGCTCGCCGAGGAGAGCGCCAAGGCGcgcggcgcgccgccgccggcggaggAGGACGGCAGCTCCGCGACTGTGGGTCCGCCACCGGCTCCCCCGCCCCCTCGGGCGCAAGTACCTGCCGCACCGGCGTCACTACGGCagcaaccgccgccgccgcctgcaccGCATCATGCGGAGCAGCGCAATG AGCGGGAGACCAATGCTCCCGAGCCCGTTCAGTtcgcgccgccggcgccggcaccaGTACCTTCGCAGGCTCCGGTCACCACTTCCAATGTCAgtgccagcagcagcagcgtcgCGGCGGCATCTAAGGGCCTGCTCGGCGGCATGTTTGCACCGTCTTCGGTGGCCCTAGCACCGCAGTTCCCGGACCTTGGCGGTGGGGTTGGCCGCCCGGAGCGCGCTCTGCCTGCCAAGCCCCCGTCGCTGTGCCTCGCTACGGATGTGTCATCCTCGATCTTCTCAGCGCCTTTAGCCGCTGACCGGCAACAGttcgcgccgccgccgacacCCTCCCCGTCGCCGCACATGTCCGCAACCGCGCTGCTCCAGAAGGCCGCGCAGATGGGCGCCACCTCATCAAGCTCCTCGTTCCTCCGCGGGCTGGGCCTGGACGTCTCGACTTCATCTCCGGGGGCCTCGTCGTCAGGCCAGCAGCACCACCAGGAAGCCATGCAAATGTCAGTCCCCGAGACTTCACTGCAGCAATGGCCCCCGCGGCTAGAGCCGGAGGCAGCGCCAATGCTGTCGGCTGGGCTCGGCCTCGGGCTACCATACGACTCGACCGGCGCTCCGGTGGGATTTCCGGAGCTCATGATGGGTCAGTCCTCACTGTTCAGTGCCAAGCCGGCTACATTGGACTTCCTGGGGCTTGGGATGAGCCCGATAGGTGCATCAGCAAGCAGAGGGCTCTCCGCATTCATTCGGCCTATCGGCGGCGCCGTCGGCATGGCCGGAAGTGGCACTGGCACTGCCGAGACGTTCGGTGCCGGCCGTGGCGCGCAGGCAACGCCGTGGGAAAGGAATCCGAGTAGCTCGCCAATCCTGTAA